The following are encoded together in the Candidatus Cloacimonadaceae bacterium genome:
- a CDS encoding cofactor-independent phosphoglycerate mutase, whose protein sequence is MKTIIILGDGMADLPIPELGNRTPLMAANTPNIDRLAQIGCSGMYKTVPDDMPPGSEVANLAVLGYDVRAVYQGRGVLEGAAMGVDILPGDLAMRCNLICLEGDKIKNHSAGHISTPEGRELIAALNDEFANDKISFHAGVSYRHLLVLKNGSNEIKLTPPHDVPGTAWMDVLPQSIKPEGIETAELLTDLIRRSQTFLAQHPVNIKRSAAGKDPANCVWFWSAGMKPDMKTFMELYGKTGAVISAVDLLHGIGIYAGFQVIYVEGATGLYNTNYEGKVAAALNALKEVDLVYLHIEAADEAGHEGDFVLKTKCIEALDSRVVKPIMQATIDQGEEVCIAFLPDHPTPCKLRTHTHVPIPFIIYKPGKTPDSVTRYDEEAAKAGYYGMFKGDDFMKELLKQN, encoded by the coding sequence ATGAAGACGATCATCATTCTCGGCGACGGCATGGCGGATTTACCGATCCCGGAACTCGGCAACCGGACTCCTTTGATGGCGGCAAACACCCCAAACATAGATCGTTTGGCGCAAATCGGCTGTTCCGGTATGTATAAAACCGTTCCGGACGACATGCCCCCCGGTTCCGAAGTGGCAAATCTCGCCGTCCTTGGCTATGACGTGCGTGCCGTCTATCAGGGACGCGGAGTTTTGGAAGGCGCGGCGATGGGAGTGGATATCCTTCCCGGCGATCTGGCAATGCGCTGCAACCTGATTTGTCTGGAAGGAGATAAGATCAAAAACCACTCCGCGGGACATATCTCAACCCCTGAAGGCAGAGAATTGATCGCCGCCCTGAACGATGAATTTGCCAATGATAAGATCAGCTTCCATGCCGGTGTGAGCTATCGTCATCTGTTAGTGCTCAAAAACGGCAGCAACGAGATCAAACTCACTCCGCCGCATGATGTTCCGGGTACTGCATGGATGGATGTTCTGCCCCAATCCATCAAGCCTGAAGGTATCGAGACGGCAGAGCTGCTCACCGATCTGATCAGGCGTTCCCAAACCTTTCTGGCACAGCATCCGGTAAATATCAAACGCAGCGCAGCAGGCAAAGACCCGGCAAATTGCGTCTGGTTTTGGTCTGCCGGTATGAAACCTGATATGAAGACCTTCATGGAGCTTTATGGCAAGACCGGAGCAGTGATCTCAGCCGTCGATCTCTTGCATGGCATCGGAATCTATGCCGGATTCCAAGTCATCTACGTGGAAGGCGCCACCGGGCTTTACAACACCAATTACGAAGGCAAAGTGGCAGCGGCTTTGAATGCTCTCAAAGAAGTGGACCTGGTCTATCTACATATCGAAGCGGCAGACGAAGCGGGACACGAAGGCGATTTTGTGCTGAAAACCAAGTGCATCGAAGCTCTTGATTCCAGAGTCGTCAAACCGATCATGCAAGCAACAATCGACCAAGGCGAGGAAGTGTGCATCGCTTTTTTGCCCGATCATCCCACGCCCTGCAAGCTCAGAACCCACACCCATGTCCCCATCCCCTTCATCATCTATAAACCGGGAAAAACCCCAGATTCCGTAACCCGCTATGACGAAGAAGCCGCGAAAGCGGGATACTATGGCATGTTCAAAGGCGATGACTTCATGAAGGAACTGCTGAAGCAGAACTAA
- a CDS encoding GNAT family N-acetyltransferase → MNHSIRLAKPEDANAIAKVHIQSWRETYPGIMPQKKIASLNIERGVLHWQNAIETSEAVFVALVEERVVGFVSGGKNRENSDCETGIGNACESELTAMYLLEECQGHGIGRALFEAFSAKMRSLGYKSMVSWCAEKNPATHFYQWMGGELVDRRIMIICEENIPVVAYRYWL, encoded by the coding sequence ATGAACCACAGCATTCGCCTGGCAAAGCCGGAAGACGCGAACGCCATCGCCAAAGTGCATATCCAAAGCTGGAGGGAAACCTATCCGGGAATCATGCCCCAAAAGAAGATCGCGTCCCTGAACATCGAACGCGGCGTCCTCCACTGGCAAAACGCCATCGAAACTTCCGAAGCCGTCTTTGTGGCACTTGTGGAAGAGCGCGTTGTCGGTTTCGTCTCCGGAGGCAAGAATCGTGAAAACAGCGATTGCGAAACAGGTATCGGCAATGCCTGCGAATCTGAATTGACCGCCATGTATCTGTTGGAGGAATGCCAGGGACATGGAATCGGCAGAGCTTTGTTCGAGGCTTTTTCTGCCAAGATGCGTTCGCTCGGCTACAAATCGATGGTTTCCTGGTGCGCGGAGAAAAACCCCGCCACGCATTTCTATCAATGGATGGGCGGAGAATTGGTCGATCGCAGGATTATGATCATCTGCGAGGAAAACATCCCGGTAGTGGCATACAGATATTGGCTGTGA